The following coding sequences lie in one Alloacidobacterium dinghuense genomic window:
- a CDS encoding TonB-dependent receptor, producing MTKYLKSLPALCTVVCLFLAFSPKGRAQATTGSITGQVTDATGAVVPNVSITATDINKGITFTGRTDGVGIYVVLNVTPGMYKVTASAPGFETGVALNANIVIDQKLLLNFRLRAGAVDTTVVVTQAPTMLQTQSSETGAVMETQDITDLPLQGRNFFALPLLVPGVVSVGGSINSFALSVNGNREYGNSIKIDGVESTTNRTQDVTVIPSVDSVQEFKVSTSAYNAEFGSSAGGVVSIQTKAGTNQFHGVAYEFFRPNFTAARPYGFSGATVPPSILKQHNYGGTLGGPIVHNKAFFFGSYERTKLSNAYTYLDSTPPTNQINFLPDGSVDLSQMVDPNAGTKGVPAGIKIPIFDPSVSFACYGGCSQQFPGNIIPASRVSPAGKSTLLDFFARPNLPGTSNGWYNNYFVDSPVTTDQNQVDARYDQEISSKDRLYLTYHYLNQNQLVTDPYNGATVVPGGGDADQGNKEDLETQTLSASYTHIFSPTTLNEFRFGYSRYAQNQFSLLSGTDYSTKYGVGNIAVPGYEATVGYPQIFMGTGYLAGGSTYKPYHVLDSNYAITDNFTWSSVARHEFKFGEEFRRLSSRPVFSLFPTGFEYYGSFGFSQTADPTYSYFQNGAFFYNGGSDVADLLLGLPFTVDIGLQLTQPHTQSWNLGLYAQDTFKVSPQLTLNYGLRYEFQDPYVESNNYESNVDVASGFILLAGRGGNARSLMVARKNDIAPRVGFSYLINNNTVVRGGYGLFFSPENDGREDFLTQNNPFAQQAVYTNYWYDGPPYEYVLDTGVARDITINAPASGKIDPSTLANGKLETTYAVRPNLKTGVSQLFNMAVQRELSTNLSLEVAYVGSLAHNLSYQIGDVNANADGSEGQITPYLGKIQYLGDYGSANFNSMQVKFTKRESHNLSFLLSYTYGHSFDNGPAPFNLGKINNDEPQNPYNLPAEWGSSDSDVRQNFVFSGLYRLPFGHGQKFFSNWGRTTNMLLGGWQLNSIYVMQSGLPVNVVRVNNPTSAFPGLRPDQVSDPNIPRSQRTLMKYFNTDAFSTARFTCPTCDANAPGNAARNIVRGPGNINLDSSLFKELQFTERYRLQLRLEAFNTLNTPHFANPDGDLANNTFGEITRTTGNMRIVQIAGKFIF from the coding sequence ATGACGAAGTATCTAAAAAGCCTACCGGCCCTGTGCACTGTTGTGTGCCTTTTCCTTGCCTTCTCTCCTAAGGGCAGAGCTCAGGCTACAACGGGATCCATTACTGGCCAGGTAACGGATGCGACTGGCGCAGTTGTTCCGAACGTCTCGATTACCGCCACCGATATCAATAAAGGCATCACTTTCACCGGAAGAACAGACGGCGTGGGCATCTACGTCGTATTGAACGTCACGCCGGGGATGTACAAAGTGACCGCCTCCGCCCCGGGATTCGAGACGGGTGTAGCGCTCAACGCCAACATCGTAATTGACCAGAAACTGCTACTGAACTTCAGGCTGAGAGCCGGTGCCGTGGATACAACCGTCGTTGTTACTCAGGCACCGACGATGCTGCAGACGCAAAGTTCCGAGACCGGTGCCGTCATGGAGACGCAGGACATCACGGACCTGCCGCTGCAGGGACGCAATTTCTTCGCCCTCCCACTGCTGGTGCCCGGGGTGGTTTCCGTGGGTGGCAGCATCAATTCCTTCGCTCTATCCGTGAATGGCAATCGTGAATACGGGAACTCGATCAAAATTGACGGCGTCGAATCGACGACCAATCGTACGCAGGACGTTACGGTCATTCCCAGCGTGGATTCGGTGCAGGAGTTCAAGGTTTCCACTTCGGCCTATAACGCAGAATTCGGCAGCTCAGCTGGCGGCGTCGTCTCCATCCAGACCAAAGCTGGCACAAACCAATTCCATGGCGTTGCGTATGAATTCTTCCGGCCGAATTTCACGGCAGCGCGCCCTTATGGATTCTCCGGCGCAACTGTACCTCCTTCGATCCTGAAGCAGCACAACTATGGCGGAACACTGGGTGGCCCGATCGTACACAACAAAGCCTTCTTCTTCGGATCGTATGAGAGGACGAAGCTGAGCAATGCTTACACGTATCTGGACTCAACACCGCCGACCAACCAGATCAACTTCTTGCCAGATGGGTCTGTTGATCTGTCGCAGATGGTCGATCCGAATGCAGGGACGAAGGGAGTTCCTGCCGGCATCAAGATTCCGATCTTCGATCCAAGTGTTTCTTTTGCCTGTTATGGCGGATGCTCGCAGCAGTTCCCCGGCAACATCATTCCTGCGTCGCGTGTGAGCCCGGCTGGTAAGAGTACACTGCTCGACTTCTTTGCCAGGCCGAATCTTCCCGGAACCAGCAACGGCTGGTATAACAACTACTTTGTCGACTCCCCGGTTACCACCGATCAGAACCAGGTCGATGCTCGCTATGATCAGGAAATATCTTCGAAGGATCGCCTGTATCTAACGTACCACTACCTCAATCAAAATCAGCTTGTGACCGATCCCTACAACGGTGCGACTGTAGTCCCGGGCGGGGGCGATGCAGATCAGGGAAACAAGGAAGACCTGGAGACGCAGACGCTCTCGGCCTCATACACGCACATCTTCAGTCCAACAACCCTCAATGAATTCCGCTTTGGCTATTCGCGCTATGCTCAAAACCAGTTCAGCCTGCTAAGCGGAACGGACTATTCCACCAAGTACGGGGTGGGGAACATCGCGGTGCCAGGCTATGAGGCGACCGTAGGTTATCCGCAGATTTTTATGGGGACAGGATATTTGGCGGGCGGCTCGACCTATAAGCCCTACCATGTGCTGGACAGCAACTATGCGATCACAGACAACTTTACCTGGAGTTCCGTCGCACGGCACGAATTCAAGTTCGGCGAAGAATTCCGCCGCTTGAGCTCGCGTCCTGTTTTTTCATTGTTCCCGACAGGTTTTGAGTATTACGGAAGCTTTGGTTTCTCGCAGACGGCTGACCCGACCTACAGCTACTTCCAGAATGGGGCATTTTTCTACAACGGCGGATCAGACGTTGCCGATCTGCTGCTTGGCCTTCCCTTTACAGTTGATATCGGTTTGCAGCTGACCCAGCCCCACACGCAGAGCTGGAACCTCGGTCTGTATGCTCAGGACACTTTTAAGGTGTCGCCGCAACTTACTTTAAACTATGGCCTCCGCTACGAATTCCAGGACCCCTACGTTGAGAGCAACAACTACGAATCGAACGTTGACGTGGCCAGTGGCTTTATTCTGCTCGCAGGGCGGGGCGGCAATGCGCGATCGCTCATGGTGGCGCGCAAGAATGACATAGCGCCGCGAGTTGGATTCAGCTACCTGATCAATAACAATACAGTGGTTCGCGGCGGATACGGGTTGTTCTTTTCACCGGAGAATGATGGCCGTGAAGATTTCCTGACACAGAATAATCCATTCGCGCAGCAAGCCGTCTACACCAACTATTGGTACGACGGACCGCCTTATGAATATGTGCTGGACACGGGCGTCGCTCGCGATATCACCATCAATGCTCCCGCGAGTGGCAAGATCGATCCCTCGACGCTGGCCAACGGAAAACTTGAAACGACCTATGCCGTGCGGCCAAACCTCAAGACTGGCGTCTCGCAACTATTCAACATGGCCGTACAGCGAGAGCTGAGCACAAATCTGTCTCTTGAGGTAGCCTATGTCGGTTCGCTTGCTCACAACCTGTCGTACCAGATCGGGGACGTCAATGCGAATGCTGACGGCAGCGAAGGCCAAATCACGCCCTATCTCGGAAAGATTCAATACTTGGGTGACTACGGATCGGCGAACTTCAACTCCATGCAGGTGAAATTCACCAAGCGCGAGTCGCATAATCTGAGCTTCCTGCTTTCCTATACTTACGGACACAGTTTCGACAATGGCCCTGCGCCGTTCAATCTCGGCAAAATCAATAACGACGAGCCGCAGAATCCTTACAACCTGCCAGCGGAGTGGGGATCGTCGGATTCAGATGTGCGCCAGAACTTCGTCTTCAGCGGGCTTTACCGGTTGCCGTTTGGACACGGACAGAAGTTCTTCTCGAACTGGGGAAGGACGACGAACATGCTGCTCGGCGGGTGGCAGCTTAACTCGATCTACGTGATGCAGTCGGGATTACCGGTCAACGTAGTCCGTGTAAACAACCCGACGTCAGCTTTTCCAGGGCTCAGACCGGATCAGGTTAGTGATCCAAACATTCCCCGCAGCCAGCGGACGCTGATGAAGTACTTCAACACAGACGCTTTCAGCACAGCGCGTTTCACCTGCCCGACCTGCGATGCCAACGCTCCTGGCAATGCAGCCAGAAACATTGTTCGCGGACCGGGCAACATCAATCTCGATTCATCGCTGTTTAAGGAATTGCAGTTTACGGAGCGCTATCGTCTCCAGCTGCGTTTGGAGGCGTTCAATACACTGAATACTCCTCACTTCGCAAATCCCGACGGAGATCTGGCCAACAATACATTCGGCGAGATCACACGTACGACAGGCAACATGCGAATCGTTCAGATCGCGGGTAAGTTCATCTTCTGA
- a CDS encoding TonB-dependent siderophore receptor — protein sequence MSRKQRKLAKHRAWLALGTMTAYAAISASGRAQTPYPQNSSSKNTNAASAQFPAQQFDIHAGPLDVVLAQFIKATGISLTYSIPADTIPGFHSAGVSGLYPAPQALELLLANTGLSYSFGGQNTIIIGLQHADTVSVSGSIADSVALDRIPTPLIDTAQSITAIPKDVLAQQAATTLRDALRNAPGISLAAGEGGSQGDNLTIRGFTARNDIFLDGMRDFGSYYRDPFNYDQINVLEGPAGVQFGRGSTGGVVNQESKTPQLRPFINLDGAFGTDLTRRFTADINEPLPDFAHGSAVRLNIMGHESNVAERDVTENRRFGFAPTFAFGLQSPTRLMLDYFHFSENDIPDYGIPWYFNTVAPVARHNYYGFRDANFLKTDVDMATLKGEHDLAEDTLLRDQFRYANYMRKAQITEPQLNTATSGSITPLTPLEQVQVNRNQIAVDSTESFLWDQADVTLNKSLLGMKHLGVVGIEGGRETSDPVRPTFYAPQLVNGKVLSINTVPTASLLNPNENQTFSGTSQPSSNVHTTSTSVGVYVLDTIEIGKRWIVSGGGRWDRFNTDYKAANWAYPAPRQTTVTNSQFNRVDEKPTWRGALVFKPASNGSLYFAYGTSFNPSAETLSLSQGTANLPPEENQTYEFGSKWDLRGGRLALRASLFRTDKENAREVSPTNSLLYVLAGNQRVDGAEAVVQGHLTSRWELLSSYTYMHSEVVKSQFYPAAVGYPLANVPANLFNLWTEYRLPRGFEVGGGGNYVDSRTASSTVPLDPTTGLIKQVPSYIVFNAMATYEINERIQLQANVYNVGNRNYIDEIHPAHIVPGAGTSALFGMKFNF from the coding sequence ATGAGCAGAAAGCAGCGGAAACTCGCCAAGCATCGCGCCTGGCTTGCCCTGGGAACAATGACAGCCTATGCAGCTATCAGCGCCAGCGGTAGAGCTCAGACACCCTATCCCCAGAACTCTTCTTCGAAGAACACCAACGCGGCCTCGGCGCAATTTCCCGCTCAGCAGTTTGATATACACGCCGGCCCACTTGATGTCGTCCTGGCCCAGTTCATCAAGGCAACTGGAATCTCATTGACGTACAGCATCCCCGCCGATACGATCCCCGGCTTTCATTCCGCGGGTGTTTCGGGGTTATATCCAGCACCGCAGGCTCTTGAACTACTGCTCGCGAACACTGGCCTGAGCTACTCATTTGGTGGTCAAAACACGATCATCATCGGCTTGCAGCACGCCGATACCGTAAGTGTTTCGGGCAGTATCGCTGACAGCGTCGCGCTCGACAGAATACCCACGCCGCTCATTGATACCGCGCAGTCCATCACAGCCATCCCGAAAGATGTGCTTGCTCAACAGGCAGCGACTACCCTCCGCGATGCGCTCCGCAACGCGCCCGGCATCAGCCTGGCAGCAGGTGAAGGCGGCTCACAGGGCGACAACCTTACGATTCGTGGATTTACAGCGCGCAACGACATTTTCCTGGATGGCATGCGCGATTTCGGCAGCTACTATCGCGATCCCTTTAACTATGACCAGATCAACGTGCTCGAAGGCCCGGCAGGCGTTCAATTTGGACGCGGTTCTACCGGCGGCGTGGTCAACCAGGAAAGCAAAACTCCACAGCTTCGTCCCTTCATCAATCTGGATGGAGCCTTTGGCACTGATCTTACGCGCCGCTTCACGGCCGACATCAATGAGCCGCTCCCGGACTTCGCCCACGGCTCGGCCGTCCGCCTTAACATCATGGGGCACGAATCCAACGTGGCCGAGCGCGATGTGACGGAAAACCGCCGCTTCGGCTTCGCGCCGACTTTTGCCTTCGGCCTCCAGTCGCCCACGCGCCTTATGCTGGACTACTTCCATTTTTCCGAGAACGACATTCCCGACTATGGTATTCCGTGGTACTTCAACACTGTAGCACCCGTTGCGCGGCATAACTACTATGGTTTCCGCGACGCCAACTTCCTGAAGACCGACGTCGACATGGCAACGCTTAAGGGTGAGCATGATCTCGCGGAAGACACGCTCCTGCGCGATCAGTTCCGCTACGCCAACTACATGCGCAAGGCACAGATCACCGAGCCGCAATTGAACACCGCGACGAGCGGCTCCATCACGCCATTGACGCCACTCGAGCAGGTTCAGGTCAACCGTAATCAGATCGCCGTTGACAGCACGGAGAGTTTCCTGTGGGACCAGGCGGATGTAACGCTCAATAAGAGCCTTCTGGGTATGAAGCATCTCGGAGTTGTCGGCATTGAGGGCGGACGCGAGACCTCTGACCCTGTGCGGCCCACCTTCTATGCGCCGCAGCTTGTCAACGGCAAAGTACTCAGCATCAACACGGTGCCCACAGCAAGCCTGCTCAATCCGAATGAGAACCAGACCTTCAGCGGAACATCGCAACCCAGTTCGAATGTGCATACTACTTCCACCAGTGTCGGTGTCTACGTACTCGATACGATTGAGATCGGCAAGCGCTGGATCGTCAGTGGCGGAGGACGCTGGGACCGCTTCAACACCGACTACAAGGCTGCAAACTGGGCTTACCCTGCGCCGAGACAGACGACGGTTACGAATTCTCAGTTCAATCGCGTGGATGAGAAGCCCACATGGCGCGGGGCCCTTGTGTTCAAGCCCGCATCGAATGGGAGCCTCTACTTCGCTTACGGCACATCGTTCAATCCATCTGCAGAAACGCTGTCTCTCAGCCAGGGAACGGCAAATCTGCCGCCCGAAGAGAACCAGACATACGAATTCGGCAGCAAATGGGATCTGAGGGGCGGCAGGCTCGCGCTGCGCGCTTCGCTCTTCCGCACCGACAAGGAAAATGCGCGCGAAGTCTCGCCCACCAATTCCCTGCTCTACGTGCTTGCCGGCAACCAGCGAGTCGACGGCGCAGAAGCGGTGGTGCAGGGCCACCTCACCAGCCGTTGGGAACTGCTCTCGAGCTACACCTACATGCACAGCGAAGTGGTGAAGTCGCAATTCTATCCTGCGGCGGTTGGCTATCCGCTCGCGAACGTTCCCGCAAACCTCTTCAATTTGTGGACCGAGTATCGGCTACCACGCGGATTTGAAGTTGGCGGGGGCGGCAACTACGTTGACAGCCGCACTGCCAGCTCCACCGTGCCGCTTGATCCTACAACCGGCCTGATCAAGCAGGTTCCGAGCTACATCGTTTTCAATGCAATGGCGACGTACGAAATCAACGAGCGCATCCAGTTGCAGGCAAATGTCTACAACGTCGGCAACAGGAACTATATCGACGAGATTCATCCTGCTCATATCGTTCCCGGGGCGGGCACTTCCGCGCTCTTCGGCATGAAATTCAATTTCTAA
- a CDS encoding Fe2+-dependent dioxygenase: MLLTVPDVLTPEQVSHAREKFSAAEWIDGRVTAGHQSALTKDNVQLPEDSPVAREIGDVILNALARNSLFISAALPLRVFPPLFNRYSGGQSFGTHVDNAIRQITGTGHRIRTDLSATLFFTNPDEYDGGELVVEDTYGIHTVKLPAGHLVLYPSTSLHHVRPVTRGARTSSFFWIQSMIRDDGKRTLLFDLDVATQRIATDAPSHPSAVQLTGIYHNLLRRWAEM, translated from the coding sequence ATGCTACTCACGGTTCCCGATGTCCTCACACCCGAACAGGTTTCCCATGCACGCGAGAAATTTTCTGCCGCAGAATGGATTGATGGCCGCGTTACAGCTGGCCATCAATCGGCTCTGACGAAGGACAATGTGCAATTGCCTGAGGACTCGCCTGTTGCGCGAGAGATTGGAGACGTCATTCTGAATGCGCTCGCGAGGAACAGCCTGTTCATCTCGGCGGCTCTTCCCTTGCGTGTCTTTCCGCCATTGTTCAATCGCTATTCCGGAGGCCAATCCTTTGGCACCCATGTCGACAACGCGATCCGGCAAATCACCGGCACGGGCCACCGTATTCGCACTGACCTTTCCGCGACACTCTTCTTTACCAACCCCGACGAATACGACGGCGGCGAACTTGTGGTCGAAGACACGTATGGCATTCACACGGTTAAGCTGCCAGCGGGACACCTGGTTCTCTATCCGTCTACAAGCTTGCATCACGTTCGCCCGGTCACGCGCGGTGCGCGTACCTCTTCCTTCTTCTGGATTCAAAGCATGATCCGCGACGACGGCAAGCGCACTTTGCTTTTCGATCTCGACGTTGCCACGCAGCGGATTGCTACGGATGCGCCTTCGCATCCTTCCGCCGTGCAACTCACCGGCATCTATCACAACCTGCTGCGCCGCTGGGCGGAGATGTAG